A genomic window from Motacilla alba alba isolate MOTALB_02 chromosome 6, Motacilla_alba_V1.0_pri, whole genome shotgun sequence includes:
- the ANXA7 gene encoding annexin A7 isoform X2, with the protein MYQPTGQESVYPPAGQYAYPPVPGGFPPSGGGTYPAAPPNAGFPGAAGYPAPGGYPPSGGFPGAPQAGGMPPYPGGPGFAVPPTGPGFGGYPQQPPAQSYAGGGPAQFPGFPGGQVPSPMPGSPAAVVQGTQGTIQAAPNFDAGRDAEILRKAMKGFGTDEQAIINVVANRSNDQRQKIKAAFKTMYGKDLIKDLKSELSGNVEELILALFMPSTYYDAWSLRHAMKGAGTQESVLIEILCTRTNQEIREIVNCYQSEFGRDIEQDIRSDTSGHFERLLISMCQGNRDENQTVDYQKAQEDAQRLYQAGEGKLGTDESCFNMVLASRSFPQLKATIEAYSRIANRDLLSSIDREFSGNVERGLKTIVQCALNRPAFFAERLYYSMKGAGTDDSTLIRIVVSRSEIDLVQIKQMFTQMYQKTLATMIASDTSGDYRKLLLAIVGQ; encoded by the exons ATGTATCAG ccAACAGGACAGGAGTCTGTCTATCCACCAGCTGGTCAGTATGCCTATCCTCCTGTTCCTGGAGGATTCCCTCCATCAGGAGGAGGGACCTATCCTGCAGCACCACCAAATGCTGGGtttccaggggcagcagggtATCCTGCCCCAGGGGGCTACCCCCCTTCGGGGGGCTTTCCTGGAGCTCCCCAGGCTGGAGGAATGCCACCTTACCCTGGAG GCCCTGGCTTTGCTGTGCCTCCCACTGGGCCTGGCTTTGGTGGCTAtccacagcagcctcctgcccaaAGCTATGCTGGAGGTGGACCAGCACAATTTCCAG GATTTCCTGGTGGACAAGTACCATCCCCAATGCCTGGTTCG CCCGCTGCAGTGGTTCAGGGTACCCAGGGTACAATTCAAGCTGCTCCAAACTTCGATGCTGGAAGGGATGCAGAAATCCTACGCAAAGCTATGAAGGGTTTTG GAACTGATGAGCAGGCCATCATAAATGTTGTTGCTAACCGCTCCAATGatcaaaggcaaaaaataaaggCTGCTTTCAAGACTATGTATGGCAAG GATTTAATTAAAGATCTGAAGTCTGAGTTAAGTGGTAACGTGGAAGAATTGATTCTAGCCCTCTTCATGCCTAGTACCTACTATGATGCCTGGAGTTTACGTCATGCGATGAAG GGAGCAGGCACTCAGGAGAGTGTGCTGATTGAGATCCTTTGCACAAGGACAAACCAGGAGATTCGTGAAATAGTGAACTGCTATCAATCAGAATTTGGAAGGGACATTGAACAAGACATCAGATCAGACACTTCAGGACACTTTGAACGATTACTTATATCTATGTGCCAa GGTAATCGTGATGAGAATCAAACTGTGGATTATCAAAAAGCTCAAGAAGATGCTCAGCGTCTGTACCAGGCTGGTGAAGGAAAACTTGGGACTGATGAATCTTGCTTTAATATGGTTCTGGCAAGCAGAAGTTTTCCCCAGCTGAAAGCAACAATTGAGGCATACTCCAGG ATTGCTAATCGTGATTTATTAAGCAGCATTGATCGAGAATTTTCTGGAAATGTGGAACGTGGTTTGAAGACTATTG TGCAATGTGCTTTAAATCGCCCAGCCTTTTTTGCAGAAAGACTTTATTATTCTATGAAAGGAGCTGGCACAGATGATTCTACCCTCATCAGAATTGTAGTCAGTCGCAGTGAG ATTGACCTTGTGCAAATTAAACAGATGTTCAC
- the ANXA7 gene encoding annexin A7 isoform X1, with amino-acid sequence MSYPGYPPSDGYPAFPGYPPTGQESVYPPAGQYAYPPVPGGFPPSGGGTYPAAPPNAGFPGAAGYPAPGGYPPSGGFPGAPQAGGMPPYPGGPGFAVPPTGPGFGGYPQQPPAQSYAGGGPAQFPGFPGGQVPSPMPGSPAAVVQGTQGTIQAAPNFDAGRDAEILRKAMKGFGTDEQAIINVVANRSNDQRQKIKAAFKTMYGKDLIKDLKSELSGNVEELILALFMPSTYYDAWSLRHAMKGAGTQESVLIEILCTRTNQEIREIVNCYQSEFGRDIEQDIRSDTSGHFERLLISMCQGNRDENQTVDYQKAQEDAQRLYQAGEGKLGTDESCFNMVLASRSFPQLKATIEAYSRIANRDLLSSIDREFSGNVERGLKTIVQCALNRPAFFAERLYYSMKGAGTDDSTLIRIVVSRSEIDLVQIKQMFTQMYQKTLATMIASDTSGDYRKLLLAIVGQ; translated from the exons atGTCGTACCCAGGTTATCCCCCTTCTGATGGCTACCCTGCTTTCCCAGGTTATCCT ccAACAGGACAGGAGTCTGTCTATCCACCAGCTGGTCAGTATGCCTATCCTCCTGTTCCTGGAGGATTCCCTCCATCAGGAGGAGGGACCTATCCTGCAGCACCACCAAATGCTGGGtttccaggggcagcagggtATCCTGCCCCAGGGGGCTACCCCCCTTCGGGGGGCTTTCCTGGAGCTCCCCAGGCTGGAGGAATGCCACCTTACCCTGGAG GCCCTGGCTTTGCTGTGCCTCCCACTGGGCCTGGCTTTGGTGGCTAtccacagcagcctcctgcccaaAGCTATGCTGGAGGTGGACCAGCACAATTTCCAG GATTTCCTGGTGGACAAGTACCATCCCCAATGCCTGGTTCG CCCGCTGCAGTGGTTCAGGGTACCCAGGGTACAATTCAAGCTGCTCCAAACTTCGATGCTGGAAGGGATGCAGAAATCCTACGCAAAGCTATGAAGGGTTTTG GAACTGATGAGCAGGCCATCATAAATGTTGTTGCTAACCGCTCCAATGatcaaaggcaaaaaataaaggCTGCTTTCAAGACTATGTATGGCAAG GATTTAATTAAAGATCTGAAGTCTGAGTTAAGTGGTAACGTGGAAGAATTGATTCTAGCCCTCTTCATGCCTAGTACCTACTATGATGCCTGGAGTTTACGTCATGCGATGAAG GGAGCAGGCACTCAGGAGAGTGTGCTGATTGAGATCCTTTGCACAAGGACAAACCAGGAGATTCGTGAAATAGTGAACTGCTATCAATCAGAATTTGGAAGGGACATTGAACAAGACATCAGATCAGACACTTCAGGACACTTTGAACGATTACTTATATCTATGTGCCAa GGTAATCGTGATGAGAATCAAACTGTGGATTATCAAAAAGCTCAAGAAGATGCTCAGCGTCTGTACCAGGCTGGTGAAGGAAAACTTGGGACTGATGAATCTTGCTTTAATATGGTTCTGGCAAGCAGAAGTTTTCCCCAGCTGAAAGCAACAATTGAGGCATACTCCAGG ATTGCTAATCGTGATTTATTAAGCAGCATTGATCGAGAATTTTCTGGAAATGTGGAACGTGGTTTGAAGACTATTG TGCAATGTGCTTTAAATCGCCCAGCCTTTTTTGCAGAAAGACTTTATTATTCTATGAAAGGAGCTGGCACAGATGATTCTACCCTCATCAGAATTGTAGTCAGTCGCAGTGAG ATTGACCTTGTGCAAATTAAACAGATGTTCAC
- the EIF3F gene encoding eukaryotic translation initiation factor 3 subunit F: MAATAPGAAPPAAAPPQSPTAAPTAPAGSAPPAAAPTPPAAPAPPPAAPLSAALSGPFPGGRVVRLHPVVLASIVDSFERRNEGAARVIGTLLGTVDKHSVEVTNCFSVPHNESEDEVAVDMEFAKNMYELHKKVSPSEIILGWYATGHDITEHSVLIHEYYSREAHNPIHLTVDTSLQNSRMSIKAYVSAPMGVPGKTMGVMFTPLTVKYVYYDTERIGVDLIMKTCFSPNRVIGLSSDLQQVGSASARIQDTLTMVLQYAEDVLSGKVAADNTVGRFLMDLINQVPKISPEDFETMLNSNINDLLMVTYLANLTQSQIALNEKLLSL, encoded by the exons ATGGCGGCCACAGCTCCCGGTGCGGCTCctcccgcggccgccccgccgcagAGTCCGACGGCGGCTCCCACCGCCCCGGCGGGGAGCGCTccgcccgcggccgcgccgACTCCGCcggccgcgccggccccgccaCCCGCCGCGCCACTGTCAGCCGCGCTCTCGGGCCCTTTTCCCGGCGGCCGCGTGGTGCGGCTGCACCCGGTTGTGCTCGCCTCCATCGTGGACAGCTTCGAGCGGCGCAATGAGGGCGCGGCGCGGGTCATCGGGACGCTGCTGG GGACCGTGGACAAGCACTCGGTGGAGGTCACCAACTGCTTCTCCGTCCCGCACAACGAGTCCGAGGATGAG GTGGCTGTGGATATGGAATTTGCCAAAAACATGTATGAGTTGCACAAGAAGGTGTCTCCTAGCGAGATCATCTTGGGCTG GTATGCAACAGGCCATGACATCACGGAACACTCAGTCCTGATCCATGAGTATTACAGCCGGGAAGCACACAATCCAATCCACCTCACTGTGGACACAAGTCTCCAGAATTCACGCATGAGCATTAAAGCCTATGTCAG tgccCCGATGGGAGTCCCTGGTAAAACTATGGGCGTGATGTTCACACCACTAACAGTGAAATATGTTTATTATGATACAGAGCGGATAGGAG tggATCTTATCATGAAGACCTGCTTTAGCCCCAACCGAGTGATTGGCTTGTCCAGTGACTTACAGCAGGTGGGGTCTGCATCAGCCAGGATCCAGGACACCCTGACCATGGTGCTGCAGTACGCCGAGGACGTGCTG TCTGGCAAAGTGGCTGCTGACAACACTGTCGGGCGCTTCCTGATGGATCTTATTAACCAGGTGCCAAAGATTTCACCAGAGGACTTTGAGACCATGTTGAACAGCAATATCAAT GACCTACTGATGGTAACCTACTTGGCAAATCTCACACAGTCACAGATTGCTCTCAATGAAAAACTTCTGAGTTTATAA